DNA sequence from the Vibrio sp. BS-M-Sm-2 genome:
AATGGCCTCTATTGGCCTTATCAGTAACGCCTCCGCTCAAGAAGAGCGTAGCTACATTTTAGCGACGGCCTCAACGGGTGGTACTTACTATCCAGTGGGTGTGGCTTTAGCGACATTGAGTAAAGTTAAGCTTGCGCCAAAGCAGCACTTTTCTTTGGCGGCTATCAGCTCAGCAGGATCGGGCGAGAACGTGAAACTTCTCAATGAGAACGAAGCACAGTTTGCCATTCTTCAGGGTTTGTATGGCGCGTGGGCGTGGCAAGGGCTTGGTCCATATGAGAAGTCAGGCAGTCAAAAACAACTGCGTTCAGTCTCTATGCTATGGCAAAACGTTGAGCACTTTATTGTGCGTTCTGATCTGACAGAAACGGGCACCATGAGTGATTTAGAAAATCTAAACGGCAAAAAATTCTCTATTGGTAAGAAGAACTCAGGTACAGAGAATTCAGGACGCCAGATCATGCAGGGCCTGTCGGTTAACCCAGAACAATTTAAACTCGCCTTTATGGGTTACGGCGGCAGTGCCAGCGCACTACAAAATGGCACCATTGATGGTATGAATACGCCTGCTGGCGTGCCTGTTGGCGCGGTAACTCAAGCGTTTGCAGCCTTGGGTGAAGACATTCAAATCCTGTCGTTTACCGATGCGCAAATCAAACAAGCGAACGGCGATTACAATATCTGGACTAAATATGAGATCCCTGCAAACACTTACCCAGGTGTTGATAAGCCGATCACCACTATCGCTCAACCCAACTTCCTAGCGGTTCGTGAAGACATTTCTGAAGAAGACGTGTATCAGCTGACCAAAGCTATCTATGAAAACCTACCTTTCCTACAAGGTATCCATAAAGCAACCAAAGCAATGGCACTCGAGAAAGGGATCGCAGGTCTGCCTGTTCCACTTCACCCGGGCGCTGCACGTTACTACCAAGAAGTGGGCATCGATATCCCTTCTGAGTTGATCGTTAACTAGCTGTTTGCCATCAACTACCCCTTCGTGACTTAATTGCTTGGTGCACGTTCGCTTAAGAATGTGTTCGTGCCCCTCTTCACTTTATGGATTTTCTCTTCGTGTTTGCTGCGGAGAGCAGGAGTTTTCTATGAGCGATTCGCTGCAGCAGGAACTGAAAAAATTTGAACTGCCGACCCGAACGGATTTTCCGTGGGTGGGCAAAGCGATAACGACAATGGGAGTAATCCTCTCCCTATTACACATTTGGTTTAACACCTTATCTACTTTGCCAGAACTTTGGATCTCGGCGACCCACTTTGCTGGCTTTGCGATCATTTGTGCACTTTGGTATCCCGCCCATATCTCACTGAAAAAAAGCAAAATTGCTTTGGCGGTCGACATCGGAATTGCCTTGGCGGCTTTGGCTTGTCTTATCTACATTCCCTTTGCAGAAGATGCTTTGTATGAGCGAGGGGTTAAGTTCATCGCCAGTGATTGGTTCTTCTCTATCTTGGCGATTGCCATCGTTATTGAACTGATTCGCCGCACTATGGGCTGGTTTATTCCGGTGCTTATCTTGGTGTGTTTGAGCTATGTGGTGCTGTGGGGGCAATGGACCAGTGGCATCTTTCACTTTCCGGGTTTGAGCCTTGAAACACTGCTTTATCGAAGCTTTTATTCATCAGAAGGGATGTTCGGTTCTATCTCTAGAATCAGCTGGACCTTCGTGTTTATGTTCATCCTATTTGGCGCATTCTTAGTGCGTTCGGGTGTCGGTGATTACATCATTGATGTGTCTCGCGCAGCAGCTGGCAAAGTGATTGGTGGCCCGGGCTTTATCGCGGTAATTGGCTCAGGCTTGATGGGATCGGTGTCTGGTTCGAGCGTAGCAAATACCGTATCGACGGGTGTGATCAGTATTCCGTTAATGCAAAAGGCAGGCTTCCCTTCGCGTTTCGCGGCCGGTGTTGAAGCGGCGGCATCGACGGGCGGGCAGTTGATGCCACCAGTGATGGGGGCGGGGGCGTTTATCATGGCGTCTTACACGCAGATCCCTTATGTCGACATCATTGCGGTTTCCTTCTTACCTGCGCTTATCTACTTTTTGTCTGTGGCATTTTTTGTGCGTATTGAAGCAAAACGCAGTGGCGTGCAAAAAGTTACTTCTGGCTGTGAACCTCTATTGAAGGTATTGCTGTCGGGCTGGCACAACCTGATCCCATTAGCGGTGTTGGTGACTCTGTTGGTGAAGGGTTTTACGCCGACTTACGCAGCGGGTATCTCGATTCTGTCTGTCGTCGTGGCTTCATGGTTCTCTAAAAATCACAAAATGGGTCCAAAGGCGATCATTGAAGCGCTTTCTCAAGGCGCAAAAAACATGGCGACCACGGCGGTGTTGCTGGTAGGCATTGGATTAGTTATCAACGTGATCAGCACGACCGGAATTGGTAACACCTTCTCATTGATGATCAACAGTTGGGCGAACGGCGACTTGTTGGTGATGATAGCCTTAATCGCGCTGGCATCTTTGATTCTGGGTATGGGCTTACCGGTAACCGCGGCTTACATCGTGTTGGGTACTCTGTCGGCTCCTGCCTTATACAAACTGATTGCTGAAAGTCAGTTGCTCGACTTGTTGGTTTCGGGCCAGTTACCTGAACAGGCGAAAGCTATCTTCATGTTGGCGGCGCCAGAAAAATTAGATTTACTGAATGCGCCAATGGCACTCGAAACCGCCAAAGAGATGATTGCGTTAGTCCCTGCTGATTTTGTCGAAACTCTGCTTGAGCAAAGCTTGGGCTTAGAAGCGATCAGTCTTGCACTGCTTTCTGCACACTTGATCATTTTCTGGCTATCGCAAGACAGCAACGTAACCCCGCCAGTTTGCTTAACCGCATTTGCGGCTGCGACCATTGCTAAAACGCCACCAATGAGAACCGGTTTAATGGCATGGAAGATCGCAAAAGGCCTGTACTTAGTGCCATTGTTGATTGCCTACACCAACTTAGTAAGTTGGGATGTGACCTCGGTTTTGGTCACAGGAGGCTTTGCTATTATTGGTACTTACGCGTTTGTTGCTGCGATTGAAGGCTATCTAGAAAATAAAATTAATCTGCTGACTCGTGCTGTGTTAATCGTGTTGGGTGTGGCATTGGTTTGGCCTGACATTTCCGTTGTGATTCGCCTAGTGTGCGTTGCACTTTTCGTTGGTCTCTTTATTCACACGGCTCGTCAATACGATGCTAATCAAGTGAAAAAGGAATCGGAAGATGAGCAAGAATCTTTGCCTCAAACCGAACCTGACACTGTCGCGTCTTCCCTATAATTAAAAGGATTGAATGTAGGAATATTATGAACTCAACATACGACTATATTATCGTTGGTGGTGGCATTGTTGGCGTGTCGACGGCATGGCAATTACAGCAAGCTTACCCTGATAAAAGTATCCTTTTAGTCGAAAAGGAGCGTGGCTTTGCGCAGCACCAAACGGGTCATAACAGTGGTGTGATTCACGCTGGCGTTTACTATGCTCCGGGCAGTTTAAAGGCGGATTTTTGTAAGCGTGGCGTAGAGCGCACCATCGCCTTTTGCAGCCAACACGATATCCCTGTTGAAAACTGTGGCAAGCTGTTGGTCGCGACCAATGAGCAGGAAGTGGAGCGCATGAACGCGCTCTATCAACGTTGTCATGATAACGACATTGATGTCGACCTCTTGGATCAAGCGCAGCTCAAACTCGCCGAGCCGAACATCACGGGCTTGGGCGCGATTTATGTCAAAACCACCAGTATCGTGGACTACAAAAAAGTCACCGAAGTGATGGCTCAAGAGTTTGTTGAAGCAGGTGGCAAACTTCGTCTTGGTACTGAAGTGATCTTGGCCGATGAGCAAGAAGATGAGGTGCAGTTAACGTGCAAAGTCGATGGTCAAACTCTACAACTGAACAGCCGATTCTTGATCACTTGTTCTGGTTTGATGGCCGATAGAATGACTAGCATGCTTGGCATTGAAACCGACTTCCAAATCGTCCCATATCGCGGTGAATATTATCAGTTGGACGCCAAACACAACCAAGTGGTGAACCACCTTATCTACCCGATCCCTGACCCTGAATTGCCATTCTTGGGCGTGCATTTAACACGCATGATTGATGGCTCCGTAACAGTAGGGCCAAATGCAGTTCAAGGCTGGAAGCGAGAAGGGTATGGCAAGCTTAATTTTAGTTTCAAGGACACTTGGCAGATGCTGAGCTTTGCGGGCTTTTGGAAAGTGACTGCGAATAATCTGAAAACCGGTTTGATCGAGTTTAAGAACTCGTGGTGGAAACCGGGTTACCTAAAATTAGTGAACAAATATTGCCCGAGCATTACGGTGTCAGATTTCAAACCTTACCCAGCAGGAATTCGTGCTCAAGCGGTACTGAAGGATGGTACCTTGGTTCATGACTTCCTGTTTGCCGAAAGCCCAAGAAGCTTGCATGTGTGCAATGCACCATCGCCAGCGGCGACTTCAGCGATGCCTATTGGCGAATATATTTGTGGCAAGATAATGCGTAAAACAAGTAGTTAAATTACCCCTGCTTCAATAATAAAAAAGACCATCATTATGATGTAATGCCGATCAGTTAAGAAATTTGTGAGATCATTTGACCGATCCTCAAAAGGCTTCAAAATCCGATATTAGGAAACTAATATCGGATTTTTTATGTCTTTAGAAAGCCAACTTGCTAATACTTTTCGGTCATGTAATACCTTCCATCACTTTGACAAATACTCTGACATTCTTAGTCCAGAGCTTATCCAGCAAGGCTTTGAGCAAGCTGGCGTAGCAACCGTTAGAAGAAGGCGGTTACCTTTGGAAGCAGTACTTTGGTCCGTTGTTGGAATGAGTCTCTTTCGTCAACAATCTGTTTGGGATATCGCTAACCAACTCGATATTGTCCTGCCAGACAAACAACGCTTTGTTGCACCAAGTGCTGTTGTTCAAGCGAGGCAGAGATTAGGTGAAGAAGGTGTAAAGCAAGTCTTTAAGAAGATGGCAGCGCATAGCTATCAAGCGTCTAACTTCGAAACTTGGTGTGGATTAAACCTTCTCTCCGTCGATGGTGTCGTTTGGAGAACAACAGATACACCTGAAAATCATCAAGAATTTAAAGCACAGCGTAATCAATCATCTGAAAATATTTACCCTAAGGTACGTATGGTTTGCTTGATGGAGCTTACAAGTCATCAACTAATCGATAGTGCATTCTCTGACTATCGCACCAGCGAAATGCGGCTCGCAGAAGAGCTCATCGAGCAAACACCAAATCATTCTCTGACTATTTTTGATAAAGGATATTACTCTTTAGGGCTGCTTAATCGTTGGAACAAAGTAGGTCAAGAAAGGCATTGGATGCTCCCTGTGAGAAAGGACTTTCAGTATGAAGTCGTCCATAAATACAGCCGGAGTGACGCTATCGTTGCCATAAAAACAACACCTCAGGCAAGAAAGAAGTTCAGTGATCTCCCTGAGACAATAGAAGCAAGGTTAGTATCGAAAATTATCAAGGGTAAGGAATATCAGGTACTTACATCAATGTGTGATGGGTTGCGCTTTCCTGGTGAAGACATCGTAGAGCTCTATCGCTATCGTTGGGAGATCGAATTAGGCTATCGGGAAATGAAGCAAACCTTGCTGGATAGTGAGTATACATTGCGAAGTAAGCGGCCAGATATGGTCAAACAGGAGCTCTGGGGAATTTTGTTAGCCTATAACCTTATAAGGCAGGTTATGACAAAAGCAGCGAGTAAGTTAGATAGCATCTGGCCGAATCAATTAAGCTTTACGAGTAGTGCCATGGCTGTGACTCAATACTTCGCTGCTTTACCTTTAACGAGCCCGGGAAAACTACCTAAACACTATGAAGTGTTATTACAGCAAGTATCTATGTTTATCCTACCACCCCGAAGAGAAGATAGAAGCTATCCTCGCTGGGTAAAACTGAAACCCAAGAAATATGCAACAAACAGAAAAAATGCCAGTCAGCTTAACTGACTGGCATTACATCATTATGATGGTCTTTTTTATCAGCCGCTTACAAAGTAGCAGGCACGCTGCACTATAGGCAATAGAGTGAGCTACGGTTGCGAACCGCGACTTCTTCACCGCTGTAACTGTCATAAATGTGGATATCAGGTTCCGCTTTCAGGTACCGAGCGGGGTTCTTTACTTCTCGCATCTTGATGTGGTTTTTGTTGGGTGATACTCGCTCAATCGCTTCTACTCGATAGTAAGTGTTGGGTTTAGCGAGTATTTCAGCTTCATCCGGTTTAAACGTGTAAGCATTGATCGCTCGACCTGCTGACTTTAACTCAATTTTGAATTGAGCTGCAGAGGCGCCTTCGTAAACGCCAGCTGACGAAAAGTTCTTGGCAACACTAGGCAGTTTCGATGTCGATAAAAAAGCTTTCTCATGCAGAATGTCACCGATGTTGAGCTTTTCCAGTAGCGAGTTCTTGATTGATGATCCACGGTAAACCGTACCCTTGTAGTTAGGTAGTTTATTCATCACATTCCGCATATGAAAGACTCGCGACTTTAATGTACGACCAAACATTTCCGACAGATACCCTTCAGGCTCTCCAGCTCGCATGTATTCATTGACCACGTCGTGATCCACTCGGCCGTAATTCTTGATAGCAGAGTATTCTTCACTGATCATCTTATTTTCAGCTTTTACATGGTGCGTCGTTGCCCAATCCATCAGGTCATCCGCAATTTGTTGTTGCGCCTGATAGGAGAGTGAACGCCCTTTAAACTCAGGAAACTCCTCACTCTGTGCCGAAAAACTTGTCATTAAAGAGAGGCAAAGCACTCCAATAAATTTTTTCATTGCTTGATCCTTAGCTTATGTACAAACGAGAGAGTGCCAAAATGATGCTTCTACTTCTTCGCCTGAATAGAGGTTATATTTCTGAGTGTTTTTGACGGCAGATGCCTTCACCGTTTCCACGCCGATGTAGGTATGGGTAGAGGTTCGCTCTATCTGGGTGATTCGAAAGTGTGCATTTGGCGCAAACAGAACCTCTGCTTCTTTGCTGTATTCCGAAAGCCCTGCAATGGTGTGACCCCCTTGATTGATCTTGACTTCAAACAGCACTCGCTTGAG
Encoded proteins:
- a CDS encoding TRAP transporter permease, with the translated sequence MSDSLQQELKKFELPTRTDFPWVGKAITTMGVILSLLHIWFNTLSTLPELWISATHFAGFAIICALWYPAHISLKKSKIALAVDIGIALAALACLIYIPFAEDALYERGVKFIASDWFFSILAIAIVIELIRRTMGWFIPVLILVCLSYVVLWGQWTSGIFHFPGLSLETLLYRSFYSSEGMFGSISRISWTFVFMFILFGAFLVRSGVGDYIIDVSRAAAGKVIGGPGFIAVIGSGLMGSVSGSSVANTVSTGVISIPLMQKAGFPSRFAAGVEAAASTGGQLMPPVMGAGAFIMASYTQIPYVDIIAVSFLPALIYFLSVAFFVRIEAKRSGVQKVTSGCEPLLKVLLSGWHNLIPLAVLVTLLVKGFTPTYAAGISILSVVVASWFSKNHKMGPKAIIEALSQGAKNMATTAVLLVGIGLVINVISTTGIGNTFSLMINSWANGDLLVMIALIALASLILGMGLPVTAAYIVLGTLSAPALYKLIAESQLLDLLVSGQLPEQAKAIFMLAAPEKLDLLNAPMALETAKEMIALVPADFVETLLEQSLGLEAISLALLSAHLIIFWLSQDSNVTPPVCLTAFAAATIAKTPPMRTGLMAWKIAKGLYLVPLLIAYTNLVSWDVTSVLVTGGFAIIGTYAFVAAIEGYLENKINLLTRAVLIVLGVALVWPDISVVIRLVCVALFVGLFIHTARQYDANQVKKESEDEQESLPQTEPDTVASSL
- a CDS encoding TAXI family TRAP transporter solute-binding subunit — encoded protein: MKYNKLVKTLAIAMASIGLISNASAQEERSYILATASTGGTYYPVGVALATLSKVKLAPKQHFSLAAISSAGSGENVKLLNENEAQFAILQGLYGAWAWQGLGPYEKSGSQKQLRSVSMLWQNVEHFIVRSDLTETGTMSDLENLNGKKFSIGKKNSGTENSGRQIMQGLSVNPEQFKLAFMGYGGSASALQNGTIDGMNTPAGVPVGAVTQAFAALGEDIQILSFTDAQIKQANGDYNIWTKYEIPANTYPGVDKPITTIAQPNFLAVREDISEEDVYQLTKAIYENLPFLQGIHKATKAMALEKGIAGLPVPLHPGAARYYQEVGIDIPSELIVN
- a CDS encoding IS4 family transposase; the encoded protein is MSLESQLANTFRSCNTFHHFDKYSDILSPELIQQGFEQAGVATVRRRRLPLEAVLWSVVGMSLFRQQSVWDIANQLDIVLPDKQRFVAPSAVVQARQRLGEEGVKQVFKKMAAHSYQASNFETWCGLNLLSVDGVVWRTTDTPENHQEFKAQRNQSSENIYPKVRMVCLMELTSHQLIDSAFSDYRTSEMRLAEELIEQTPNHSLTIFDKGYYSLGLLNRWNKVGQERHWMLPVRKDFQYEVVHKYSRSDAIVAIKTTPQARKKFSDLPETIEARLVSKIIKGKEYQVLTSMCDGLRFPGEDIVELYRYRWEIELGYREMKQTLLDSEYTLRSKRPDMVKQELWGILLAYNLIRQVMTKAASKLDSIWPNQLSFTSSAMAVTQYFAALPLTSPGKLPKHYEVLLQQVSMFILPPRREDRSYPRWVKLKPKKYATNRKNASQLN
- a CDS encoding ADP-ribosyltransferase, with the protein product MKKFIGVLCLSLMTSFSAQSEEFPEFKGRSLSYQAQQQIADDLMDWATTHHVKAENKMISEEYSAIKNYGRVDHDVVNEYMRAGEPEGYLSEMFGRTLKSRVFHMRNVMNKLPNYKGTVYRGSSIKNSLLEKLNIGDILHEKAFLSTSKLPSVAKNFSSAGVYEGASAAQFKIELKSAGRAINAYTFKPDEAEILAKPNTYYRVEAIERVSPNKNHIKMREVKNPARYLKAEPDIHIYDSYSGEEVAVRNRSSLYCL
- the lhgO gene encoding L-2-hydroxyglutarate oxidase → MNSTYDYIIVGGGIVGVSTAWQLQQAYPDKSILLVEKERGFAQHQTGHNSGVIHAGVYYAPGSLKADFCKRGVERTIAFCSQHDIPVENCGKLLVATNEQEVERMNALYQRCHDNDIDVDLLDQAQLKLAEPNITGLGAIYVKTTSIVDYKKVTEVMAQEFVEAGGKLRLGTEVILADEQEDEVQLTCKVDGQTLQLNSRFLITCSGLMADRMTSMLGIETDFQIVPYRGEYYQLDAKHNQVVNHLIYPIPDPELPFLGVHLTRMIDGSVTVGPNAVQGWKREGYGKLNFSFKDTWQMLSFAGFWKVTANNLKTGLIEFKNSWWKPGYLKLVNKYCPSITVSDFKPYPAGIRAQAVLKDGTLVHDFLFAESPRSLHVCNAPSPAATSAMPIGEYICGKIMRKTSS